Proteins found in one Carassius auratus strain Wakin chromosome 42, ASM336829v1, whole genome shotgun sequence genomic segment:
- the LOC113060776 gene encoding leucine-rich repeat and fibronectin type-III domain-containing protein 5-like → MEKLLVCLLVIGMAVKAQICPKRCVCQVLSPNLATLCAKKGLLFVPPNIDRHTVELRLADNFVTSVKRKDLANMTKLQDLTLSRNTISYITPHAFADLENLRALHLDHNRLTRIANDTFSGMSKLHHLILNNNQLTLIHMGAFNDLLALEELDLSYNNLETIPWEAIQKMTSLHTLSLDHNMIEYIPEGTFSLLQKLNRLDVTSNKLQKLPPDPLFQRAQVLATSGAMNPSSFALSFGGNPLHCNCELLWLRRLNREDDLETCATPLHLSGRYFWSIPEEEFLCEPPLITRHSNEMRVLEGQRVALKCKARGDPEPAIHWISPDGKLVSNSSRTLVYNNGTLDILISTVKDTGSFTCISSNPAGEAHQTVELVIIKLPHISNNTNNIQEPDPGSSDISTSTRAGANGSNQTGDAKTSSDKRVVMVEATSSTALIKFNFQRNIPGIRMFQIQYNGTYDDSLVYRMIPPTSKNFLVNNLAAGTQYDLCVLAIYDDGITSLTATRVVGCVQFTTESEYLRCHFMQSQFLGGTMIIIIGGIIVASVLVFIIILMIRYKVCNSGAAAKGTSVTDVHSQTNGAQSQGCTVTPSVSKQGAFSLEEGEGCKKSSAAPLPPRPDSQTHTSETSIQDCPTSTSLVSQSWTTPGSSGSLKPKRKPAPKPVPVSGAEPKVEALPSAETQNTNRNNSTALQQPVPTPPSCFKDTPILRRARPSSSKYMTLPVEGARAKRRYSLNENLSKHHCYIGSQKLGNVFYKRSMSVNGMLVQMANSNLDSEKNAFSSSEWILESTV, encoded by the exons ATGGAAAAACTGCTTGTCTGCTTGTTGGTTATCGGAATGGCAGTGAAGGCTCAGATCTGTCCAAAGCGCTGCGTCTGTCAAGTTCTGTCCCCCAACCTTGCAACACTCTGTGCCAAAAAAGGGCTGCTCTTTGTTCCGCCCAACATCGACAGGCACACCGTGGAGCTCCGGCTTGCTGATAACTTTGTCACCAGTGTAAAACGGAAAGACTTGGCCAACATGACCAAGCTGCAGGATCTTACTTTGTCAAGGAATACAATAAGCTACATCACTCCACATGCGTTCGCGGACTTGGAGAACCTACGAGCCTTGCATCTAGACCATAACCGATTGACACGAATAGCCAATGATACCTTCAGTGGCATGTCTAAGCTACATCACCTGATTTTGAACAACAACCAACTGACCCTCATCCACATGGGAGCCTTTAATGACCTACTAGCACTCGAAGAACTGGATTTATCCTACAATAACCTGGAGACCATCCCCTGGGAGGCCATTCAAAAGATGACCAGCCTACACACACTTAGTCTGGACCACAACATGATCGAATACATTCCTGAGGGGACTTTTTCCCTCTTACAGAAGCTCAACCGCTTGGACGTGACCTCCAACAAGCTCCAGAAGCTTCCGCCAGACCCACTTTTCCAGCGGGCGCAGGTTCTGGCCACATCTGGTGCAATGAATCCCTCCTCTTTCGCTCTGAGCTTTGGAGGAAATCCTTTACACTGCAACTGTGAGCTGCTGTGGCTTCGGCGGCTCAATCGGGAGGATGACTTGGAGACCTGCGCCACACCTTTGCACCTCTCTGGACGCTATTTCTGGTCCATCCCAGAGGAGGAGTTCCTCTGCGAGCCACCCCTCATCACCCGCCACTCTAACGAGATgagggtcctggagggccaacggGTAGCATTGAAGTGCAAAGCTAGGGGAGATCCAGAACCTGCCATTCACTGGATATCTCCTGATGGGAAGTTGGTTTCAAACTCCTCACGCACGCTGGTTTACAACAATGGAACTTTGGACATCCTCATAAGCACAGTAAAGGACACAGGCTCTTTTACATGCATCTCCTCGAATCCCGCCGGGGAGGCCCACCAGACTGTGGAGCTGGTCATCATAAAGCTTCCACACATTAGCAACAACACCAATAACATCCAAGAGCCTGACCCGGGCTCCTCTGACATCTCCACTTCGACAAGGGCGGGAGCAAACGGCAGCAACCAAACAGGCGATGCCAAAACCAGCTCCGATAAGAGGGTGGTTATGGTAGAAGCCACTTCATCCACAGCACTCATAAAATTTAACTTCCAGAGGAATATACCTGGAATACGCATGTTTCAGATTCAGTATAATGGAACCTACGATGACTCTCTTGTTTACAG AATGATTCCCCCAACGAGTAAAAACTTCCTGGTGAATAACCTGGCTGCCGGGACACAGTATGACCTCTGTGTGCTAGCTATTTATGACGATGGCATTACCTCGTTGACAGCTACGCGGGTTGTGGGCTGCGTGCAGTTCACCACTGAATCTGAATATCTGCGCTGCCACTTCATGCAGTCCCAGTTTTTGGGCGGCACTATGATCATCATCATCGGGGGCATAATTGTCGCCTCCGTCCtcgtcttcatcatcatcctcatgatCCGCTACAAGGTGTGCAACAGTGGTGCCGCCGCCAAGGGGACCTCGGTCACCGACGTGCACTCTCAAACCAACGGCGCGCAATCCCAAGGGTGTACCGTCACACCGTCTGTCTCCAAACAAGGTGCTTTCAGCTTAGAGGAGGGTGAGGGGTGCAAAAAGAGCTCCGCCGCCCCTCTTCCTCCCCGTCCAGATTCCCAAACCCACACCTCAGAGACCTCCATCCAAGACTGCCCCACCTCCACTTCCCTGGTAAGCCAAAGCTGGACAACTCCTGGCTCTTCAGGGTCACTAAAGCCAAAGCGCAAACCAGCGCCAAAGCCTGTGCCGGTGTCCGGCGCCGAGCCCAAAGTAGAGGCGCTACCCAGTGCAGAGACGCAAAACACCAACCGCAACAACTCCACCGCTCTTCAGCAGCCAGTCCCAACCCCTCCATCATGCTTCAAAGACACTCCAATTTTAAGGAGGGCTCGTCCGTCTTCGTCCAAGTATATGACACTGCCCGTGGAAGGAGCACGGGCTAAACGCAGGTACTCTTTGAACGAGAACCTGTCGAAACATCACTGCTACATTGGCTCGCAGAAGCTGGGCAATGTGTTTTACAAACGGAGTATGTCCGTGAATGGAATGCTAGTCCAAATGGCGAACTCAAATCTAGACAGTGAGAAAAATGCCTTTTCCAGTTCAGAGTGGATCCTAGAGAGCACCGTGTGA